CACGCGGCGTTCGCTGGGACACGCCACAAGGAACCCGCGTTCCTACAACAATCCGCTGGTCTGCAAGTTACGCCACGTAGGCGCGGAACGCCAGAGTAGTTCATATGGCCGGAATGTGCTGGAACGGTCACTGCGTGGCGACCACGTTGACTGTCCACTGAATCGGACCGAATACTCACCGTATGCGATGGAGCACCGGACGGCATGTCTGACACGGCCCCCACCGTGAGCACCGGCCCGTTGTCCACGGGCGCCGTGCACTTCGACAGCGTCGGAGTCCGGGAGGCCCGTGATGTCTTGAATCGTTTCTACCACCCGGTGTCGCTCGGAGCGCCGGAGAGCGCGGAGGTGGTGGTCGGCGCCGAGGTGATCCAACTCGGACCCCTCACCGTCGGTCATCTCACGTTCGCGGGGCGCGTAACTCTGGTCGCCCCCGAGGCCGACGCCTACCACCTGACCCTGCCGACCGCCGGGCGGGTGCTGGCCCGGCGCAACGGCCGGGAGGTGACCGCCGGGCCGGCCACCGCTGTCGCCTTCCGCCCCGGCGATCCGGTCTACCTGCGCCCGGAGACCCCGTCCGCGGAGATCGACGTACGGATCGAGCGATGGGCCCTGGAGAACGAACTCGCCGCGCTCCTCGGTCACCCGGTCGAGGGACCTGTCGACCTGCCGGCGGCCTTCGACCTGACCTGCGGGCCGGCGCACAGCTGGAGCCGGCTGATCCGGCTGCTGCACGACGAGCTGGAGCACGAGAGCAGCCTGATCTACCAGCCGCTGATCGCCGAGCACCTGTGCAGCAGCGTGCTCAGCGGACTGCTGCTCAGCGTCCCGCACCGGTACCGCGACGAGTTGGTCGCGCCGGCCACCGCCGGGCCGCCGCGGGCGATCCGGCGGGTGCTGGACATCATCAACCAGGAGCCGGACCGGCCGTTCACGGTCGCCGACCTGGCCCGGGTGGCGCGGATGAGCGTGCGCTCGCTGCAGGAGGGGTTCCGGCGGCACGTCGGCTGCACGCCGATGGCGTATCTGCAGGAGACCCGGCTGACCCGGGCGCACGAGACGCTGCGCCGCGCCGACCCGGCCGCTGTCACCGTGGCCGCGGTGGCGCACCGCTGGGGTTTCGCCCACCTGGGCCGGTTCGCCTCGGCCTACCGGGCGCGTTTCGGCGCCGCACCCTCCGAGACCCTGCGCCGCACCGGCTGACCAGCGCTTCCCCCATCGCCCGGCCGGGGTGCCGGCCGCACCTGACCGGCCATCGGGCGGACCTGGACCGGCCGCCGGGCACGAGCCCGCCGAGGCACACTGGGACTCGCCACCGGCGGGCCGGGATTCACTCTCCCGGGTCGCACCGGCGCGGCTGCGGCACCTCGTTGATCCGGCGCATCGTGCGAGCACCATGCCCCCGGCCGGTCCCGAAGAGATGGCCGCGCGACGGCACCCACTCGCGCCACGGGGCCAGCGACGACGGCACCGCGGCGGCCTCGCCGTCACCGGCGCCACCTCGCTCGTGCAGGTAGGCCTGCACCCGGGCGGCCGAGGCCGCGCCGTTCGCGACCAGCTGCCGCACGATCCGAAGAGTGTCCTGGTCCGGGCCGGGGTCCGCGGCGTCGCGCCCGAGCAGGGCGGCCAGGCCGGTCAGTGCCCGCACCACCTCACCCGCGTCGCGCTCGGCGTCCCAGAGCCCGGTCACGCCGAGCCTCCACGATCGATCCGTCGGCCGGCTGGCATTCGTTTCGCTGCGGTGCGGTGCGTCATGCAGATTCGTCCCCTCACCTCACGCGCGCCGACGACCCCGCCGGGGCCGTTGTCGGGACGATACGCCCCGGGCACTCGTGACACGCGAAAATGTATTCGGCTCGCTACTTTGCGTCCATCCGTAACGCGCAGGTTCTGTCCAGTTAGCGCTCAGTTCGGGCGTCGTTGCCCCTACCCGGCGTACAGAATGAGAAACCGGATACCGGAACAACCGGTCGATCACCTGGAAGGGGCACCCATGAGCACTGTCCGGACCTCGTCGGAGGCCGCCACGCCACCCGTCTGGCGCACCGGCGCCGAGCAGCCCTGGGATCCGGAGGACCTGGCCGTGGCCCAGGGCAAGGACCCGACGCCGGCGAACATCGCCCGGGCCCGAGCCGAGCTGGAGCGCGACGGCGCCGCGGCGATCGAGCGCACCGTCCCGTGACGCCGGCGCCGCTTTGGGCGCTCACGTCACTTTCCGCGGCCGGCATCATTTCGCGTTTCCGATTACTTTGAGCGACCACCGCCGCCGGGCCCGGCTCCCGGCGACGACGCATGATCGCGTCCCGGTCCGGCTCCGTCGAGCCGGACCGAGCGATCGCCGGCCACCACCCGATGACGGCGGGCGGCGACGGCGACGAGCACGAATCAACCGAGCCGGACGGCAGGCGGGGACGGTGCCGAGCACAGCTCAACCGAGCCGGACGGCGCGCCCCTCCCGGATCGCCCGATCGGCCGCCTCCAGCACCTCGGTCACCCGCTGACCGAAGGCGACATCACAGGCCGGGCGCTCCCCACCGGCCGCCGCGGCCAGCAGCTGGTCCACCGCCCGGGTGAAACAGTCCACCGCGGAGAACTCCACCTCGGGCAGCACCCGCACGCCGGCCTCCCCGGCGAACTCGGCGCCCGCCCGCACCGTCGCCGCCGGCGCGTCCAGCGACAGGGTGAGCCGGCTGATCGCGCCGCCCTCGTGGCGCAGCACCAGCGCGGTCAGATCCCGCGCACCGGTCAGCCCGGCCACCTCGACGACCGGCCCGAGTACCGGCAGGACCAGCGACAACGCGTGCGGGCCGACGTCCCAGAGGCCGCCGCGCTCGCGCCGCCAGGGCGACGCCCCGAACGGGTTGTCCGGCGTGAAGATCGACCCCAGGTGGTCCACCCGCGCCTCGGTCCAGCCGCCGGTCGCCACCGCGTCGGCGAGGAACGTCGCGCACTCCGGCACGAACCGCCGGGTGAAGAAGACGACCGACGCCACGTCGCGGTCCGCGACGGCCGAGGCCAGTTCCCGAGCTTCTTCGGTACGCAGGGACACCGGCTTGTCCAGCGCCAGGTGCCGCCCCGCCCGGGCGGCCCGGATGGCGATCGGCGCCTGGACGTCCGGCGGCAGCGCGATCGCGACCGCGTCCACCGCGGCGATCAGCTCGTCCGGGTCGGCGTATGCCCGGGTTCCGTGCTCACCGGCGAGTTCCGCGGCCTTCTCCGGGTTCCGCCCCCAGACCCCGGCGAGTTCGACCCCGGGATGCCGCGCCAGGGCCGCCGAGTGCACCATCCGAGCCCAGGGACCGGTACCGAACAATCCGAAGCGCACTGATTCGCCCACCTCTCCGCCAGCGTGATCTCCGGGGCCGGAAGTTACCAGCCCAGCGACCCCTCAGTAACCTGTGCCGGGTGAACGGTCCCCTCTCGGTGACGACGATCGTCGTCGCTCTCCTCCTGGCGGCGTGGTTCTTCCTGCGCAGCGCGCTCGACCGCGCGCCGAGCCGCGCCGACCTGCTCGCGATGGGCGTGCTGAGCGCGCTGGGCGCGGTCCTCGTGGTGGTGGCGGTGATCGGCCTCTTCGACGGCTCCCGCCCGTCGGACACCACCACCTTCGCCGGCTACCTGGTCACCACCATCGCCTTCGCCCCGGCCGCCCTCTGGCTGGCCAAGCTGGAGCCGACCCGCTGGGGCACCCTGATCCTCGGCGTCGGCGCCGTCGTCCTGCCCGTCCTGGTGCTGCGCCTGCAGCAGATCGCGTCGGTGACCGGTGCCTGAGCAGACCCCCACTCCCCCGCCCGGCGACCCGGCACCGGTCCGGACCGCCGGGCGGCCGCGCGACGCGGCCCTCGGCACCGGCCTCGGCCGGGTGCTGTTGCTGGTCTACGGCACGTTCGCGCTCTCCGCCAGCGCCCGCGCCCTGGTCCAGATCAGCACGCACTTCGCCGAGGCCCCGCTCGCCTACCTGCTGTCCGCCCTGGCCGGCGCGGTCTACCTGGCCGCCACCGTCGGCCTGGCCGTCGGCGGTTCCCGGGGGCGGCTGATCGCCCTGGTCAGCTGCACCGTCGAACTGATCGGCGTGCTGCTCGTCGGCACTCTCAGCATCGCCGACCGGGTCGCCTTCCCGGACGACACGGTCTGGTCCCGCTTCGGCAGCGGTTACGGCTACGTCCCGCTGATCCTGCCCTTCGTCGGCCTCTGGTGGATCTGGCGCCACCGCCCGCAGACGACCGATTCCGCCCAGTCCTGAACGCACCCGGCCCGGCCGCCCACGGGTAACCACCGCGGCCGGTGGACCGGCGGGTCGCGGATCGGAGACGGACGCTCGACCGGGCCGGGGCGCGGGACGAACCGGAGAGCGGGGACGCGTCGCGAGCGGGACGCGCCGCACGCTGACCGGCGGGGCGGCGAGGGGACGGGCGTGGGGCGCGGGCTCCGGGCGTACCGGAAATGGCGAAGCGCGCGGGGAAGCGGACCCGGCGCGGGCCGGCGGTCCGTCAGGCGCGGGGCGGGAGCGGCGTCTCGTGGTTCAGGTAGAGGACGATCTCCAGGCGGGTGCCGTCGTCGTGCAGCAGGTACGACGAGACCATCGGGACCGGGGCGCCGCCGGACAGCCGGGGCGCTGCCCACTCGGTGCGGACCAGCACGTAGTTGTCGTCGAGGCGGTCGCTGGTCAGCCTGGTCAGTTCGGCCCGGCCCACGCCCAGCGCGGCGAACATCGCGGCCCGCCGGGGCAGGGCCCGCAGGAACTCCGCCCGGGAGACCGGCCGCGCCCCGGTGGCGTCCGCGGACAGGAACGAGTCGGCGAAACAGCCACCCACCTCCTCGGGGGCGAGTGCCGTGAACGTCTGGAAGAACTGCTCGACGCGGTCCACCGGGTACCTCCGGAAATGCGAACGGCGCCGCACCTGCTGGCGCGGCGCCGACCACATTAGGCAGCTTCCGGGTGCATTATACCATTTTGTCTATTTTGATGCCAGTACTCGACGGGT
This window of the Actinoplanes oblitus genome carries:
- a CDS encoding AraC family transcriptional regulator — its product is MSDTAPTVSTGPLSTGAVHFDSVGVREARDVLNRFYHPVSLGAPESAEVVVGAEVIQLGPLTVGHLTFAGRVTLVAPEADAYHLTLPTAGRVLARRNGREVTAGPATAVAFRPGDPVYLRPETPSAEIDVRIERWALENELAALLGHPVEGPVDLPAAFDLTCGPAHSWSRLIRLLHDELEHESSLIYQPLIAEHLCSSVLSGLLLSVPHRYRDELVAPATAGPPRAIRRVLDIINQEPDRPFTVADLARVARMSVRSLQEGFRRHVGCTPMAYLQETRLTRAHETLRRADPAAVTVAAVAHRWGFAHLGRFASAYRARFGAAPSETLRRTG
- a CDS encoding nuclear transport factor 2 family protein, which produces MDRVEQFFQTFTALAPEEVGGCFADSFLSADATGARPVSRAEFLRALPRRAAMFAALGVGRAELTRLTSDRLDDNYVLVRTEWAAPRLSGGAPVPMVSSYLLHDDGTRLEIVLYLNHETPLPPRA
- a CDS encoding Gfo/Idh/MocA family protein; translated protein: MRFGLFGTGPWARMVHSAALARHPGVELAGVWGRNPEKAAELAGEHGTRAYADPDELIAAVDAVAIALPPDVQAPIAIRAARAGRHLALDKPVSLRTEEARELASAVADRDVASVVFFTRRFVPECATFLADAVATGGWTEARVDHLGSIFTPDNPFGASPWRRERGGLWDVGPHALSLVLPVLGPVVEVAGLTGARDLTALVLRHEGGAISRLTLSLDAPAATVRAGAEFAGEAGVRVLPEVEFSAVDCFTRAVDQLLAAAAGGERPACDVAFGQRVTEVLEAADRAIREGRAVRLG